From one Paeniglutamicibacter psychrophenolicus genomic stretch:
- a CDS encoding SdpI family protein, with amino-acid sequence MDGETLTDLIMTVFMVLLMAGLAWTMKAAATGQIKRNSWVGIRTPALMHCDECWLLGHHAAAQKGTIGCLLAAVVMAAGGVAALLVPGADYLQPVSLMIGVLVMVGGLLLGLRDANTMLAKMHGGDRATRP; translated from the coding sequence ATGGACGGCGAGACGTTGACGGATTTGATCATGACGGTGTTCATGGTGCTGCTGATGGCGGGATTGGCCTGGACGATGAAGGCCGCGGCCACGGGACAGATCAAGCGCAATTCCTGGGTGGGGATCCGCACCCCCGCCTTGATGCACTGCGACGAATGCTGGCTGCTGGGCCACCACGCCGCCGCCCAGAAGGGCACCATCGGCTGCTTGCTTGCCGCGGTGGTCATGGCGGCCGGCGGCGTCGCCGCGCTGCTGGTCCCGGGCGCGGACTACCTCCAGCCCGTGTCCCTGATGATTGGGGTGCTGGTCATGGTCGGCGGCCTGCTGCTGGGCCTGCGCGATGCGAACACCATGCTGGCCAAGATGCACGGAGGCGATCGGGCAACCCGCCCGTGA
- a CDS encoding ferritin, protein MELKGKLADAFNDQITLELAASTVYRQLAIEMDVLSLPGVAGWFRAQAAEELVHAEKFITHMTDRGAHPAIGDISAPALRVSTVDGAFQASLDHEKKVSESIRDLYRLAHNEGDIDSVPLLNWFIEEQVEEEATVGEILDRVKMINNDGNGLLRLDSELAARQV, encoded by the coding sequence ATGGAACTTAAAGGAAAGCTTGCAGACGCATTCAACGACCAAATCACCCTGGAACTTGCGGCCTCGACCGTTTATCGCCAGCTGGCCATTGAAATGGATGTGTTGAGCCTGCCCGGCGTTGCCGGCTGGTTCCGCGCCCAGGCCGCAGAGGAACTGGTGCACGCGGAAAAGTTCATCACGCACATGACCGACCGCGGCGCACACCCGGCGATCGGCGACATCTCGGCCCCAGCGCTGCGGGTCTCCACCGTGGATGGTGCCTTCCAGGCCTCGCTGGACCACGAGAAGAAGGTCTCCGAGTCCATCCGCGACCTCTACCGCCTGGCGCACAACGAGGGCGACATCGACTCGGTGCCGCTGCTGAACTGGTTCATCGAGGAGCAGGTCGAAGAGGAAGCCACCGTTGGCGAGATCCTTGACCGCGTGAAGATGATCAACAACGACGGCAACGGACTGCTGCGCCTCGACAGCGAACTGGCCGCCCGCCAGGTGTGA
- a CDS encoding SH3 domain-containing protein — MKKFDFARTNPVPVPVEVPGPTHRTTAELKLRKGAGRHYATQYLIAENTPVYLLRVSGLWASVQHGQTFGWLPTQCLERLEAPRQRTQVPVRPVASQAAAMAGGASGAPEVPNEEFVPTHRSTADLNLRKGSGTNYPVLRVLAANLQVRKLEELGTWAKVSTGKDIGWVPSAYLARINVRRPATGIQPMAPTEYTTTVRLNVRKDAGDHFPVMRIMQAGTLVRVNGKLGPWCRIMLEQDAGWVPASQLQLRYLASTTPVTIAETTLYQGASANYRAVAQLGAGQQVEVLASRGQWTKVRAGRLEGWVHSTHLG; from the coding sequence ATGAAGAAATTCGACTTTGCACGCACGAATCCCGTACCCGTGCCGGTGGAGGTCCCCGGACCGACACACCGCACGACGGCCGAGCTCAAGCTGCGCAAGGGCGCCGGCCGGCACTACGCCACCCAGTACCTGATCGCGGAAAACACCCCCGTGTACCTGCTGCGCGTCAGCGGCCTGTGGGCCAGCGTGCAGCACGGGCAGACCTTCGGCTGGCTTCCGACCCAATGCCTCGAGCGGCTCGAGGCACCCAGGCAACGCACGCAGGTCCCGGTGCGTCCGGTGGCCAGCCAGGCAGCTGCCATGGCCGGAGGAGCCTCCGGCGCCCCTGAAGTTCCCAATGAGGAATTCGTCCCCACCCACCGCAGCACCGCGGACCTGAACCTGCGCAAGGGCTCGGGCACCAACTACCCGGTGCTTCGCGTGCTGGCGGCAAACCTCCAGGTCCGGAAGCTGGAGGAGCTGGGCACATGGGCCAAGGTATCCACCGGCAAGGACATCGGCTGGGTTCCCAGCGCCTACCTTGCCCGCATCAATGTGCGGCGCCCGGCAACGGGCATCCAGCCCATGGCACCGACGGAGTACACCACCACCGTGCGCCTGAATGTCCGCAAGGATGCCGGGGATCATTTCCCTGTCATGCGCATCATGCAAGCCGGGACCCTGGTGAGGGTCAACGGGAAGCTCGGTCCGTGGTGCCGGATCATGCTGGAGCAGGATGCCGGGTGGGTGCCGGCCAGCCAATTGCAATTGCGCTACCTGGCGTCCACCACACCTGTCACGATCGCGGAGACCACCCTGTACCAGGGAGCATCCGCCAACTACCGGGCCGTGGCGCAGCTCGGGGCCGGCCAACAGGTCGAGGTCCTGGCCAGCAGGGGACAGTGGACGAAGGTCCGTGCCGGACGGCTTGAAGGCTGGGTCCACAGCACCCACCTGGGCTGA
- a CDS encoding SH3 domain-containing protein yields MAIPKSIRALFSGVLAAGLVFTALPSTALPATTLPVTSQGRTDFPETSPVRAGAFSLPLVPKTYRMTSPMGPRCMPVVGGSTHHLGQDMGTKDNNPIYAVADGTVRKIVRGTGSTSGQVIVTHRFGKDTYESAYMHMWPNDVLVREGQKVKSGQKIALVGSSGPSTGPHLHLEIWKDRFYSKDGNVRNPAAFLKARGLNLGSHATASYSESQKTCTYFARGKAELFASASATSKVLARPSRSAKVTSQPGAINGLLNGSFIKVRYGSTTGWMNRFAVTPNPMAAAPEWALTPTGTVTNGVRVPFAKYTNPNGLNMRSGAATWYSKLLMIPAGATFEAYESSAGWLRVKYKGTDGWVSAGLTRKVATVNQTTLPATHEVLRNLKLRSGAGTTYKETQTLGRGAKVALRQVRGTWSQIQAGKHAGWISSADMKKIGSITPQTSKPPVAKPAPTKPTHEATANLNMRSGPGTNTKIVKVLRKGTDVIELKRQGTWSQVKVGNSTGWVSNRYLRVVKAGAAPAKPKPTAKPKPPAIQSVKKTTYQTKSKVVARKSADAKSTSVVGIAAKKQVVVDAKSGSWLRVRYAGKTGWVPANQLALYKAPAKPKPSAIQSVKKTTYQTKSKVVARKSADAKSASVVGIAAKKQVVVDAKSGSWLRVRYGGKTGWVPAKQLAVYKAPAKVKTTTARLNLRTGTSTSTRSLLVIPKGKKVTVKATRSGWTQTSHGGKTGWVSSKYLR; encoded by the coding sequence ATGGCCATACCGAAATCCATTCGCGCCCTTTTCTCGGGGGTGTTGGCGGCAGGGCTGGTGTTCACGGCTTTGCCTTCCACCGCACTGCCTGCCACGACGCTGCCTGTCACCTCGCAGGGGCGCACAGACTTCCCAGAGACCAGTCCTGTACGCGCCGGGGCGTTCTCCCTGCCGCTTGTCCCGAAAACCTACCGAATGACCTCGCCCATGGGGCCGCGCTGCATGCCTGTGGTTGGCGGATCGACCCACCACCTGGGCCAGGACATGGGCACCAAGGACAACAACCCGATCTATGCGGTGGCCGACGGCACCGTGCGCAAGATCGTCCGGGGCACCGGCTCGACCTCGGGCCAGGTGATTGTCACCCACCGGTTCGGCAAGGACACCTACGAATCGGCCTACATGCACATGTGGCCCAATGACGTCTTGGTCAGGGAGGGCCAGAAGGTCAAGTCCGGGCAGAAGATCGCCCTGGTGGGCTCATCCGGTCCCTCGACGGGCCCGCACCTGCACTTGGAGATCTGGAAGGATCGCTTCTATTCCAAGGACGGGAACGTGCGCAATCCAGCGGCGTTCCTCAAGGCCCGCGGGCTCAACCTGGGTTCCCACGCCACCGCAAGTTATTCCGAGTCGCAGAAGACCTGCACGTACTTTGCTCGCGGCAAAGCGGAGCTTTTTGCCTCCGCATCCGCTACCTCGAAGGTCCTGGCCAGGCCGTCGCGCAGCGCCAAGGTCACCAGCCAGCCAGGTGCCATCAACGGACTGCTCAACGGCTCATTCATCAAGGTCAGGTACGGCTCCACGACCGGCTGGATGAACCGTTTTGCCGTCACGCCCAACCCGATGGCCGCGGCGCCCGAGTGGGCGCTGACGCCCACCGGCACTGTCACCAACGGCGTCCGGGTGCCCTTCGCCAAGTACACCAACCCCAACGGCCTGAACATGCGCTCTGGGGCCGCCACCTGGTATTCGAAGCTCCTGATGATTCCCGCCGGAGCCACCTTCGAAGCCTATGAGAGCTCCGCCGGCTGGCTGCGGGTCAAGTACAAGGGAACCGACGGCTGGGTCTCGGCGGGCCTGACGCGCAAGGTCGCCACCGTCAACCAGACGACACTGCCAGCGACGCACGAGGTCCTTCGCAACCTGAAGTTGCGTTCCGGAGCTGGAACGACCTACAAGGAAACCCAGACACTGGGCCGCGGCGCCAAGGTTGCCCTGCGACAGGTACGGGGCACCTGGTCCCAGATCCAGGCGGGGAAGCACGCGGGGTGGATCAGCTCGGCGGACATGAAGAAGATCGGTTCCATCACGCCCCAGACATCGAAGCCGCCGGTCGCCAAGCCCGCGCCGACCAAGCCGACCCATGAGGCCACGGCGAACCTGAACATGCGCAGCGGGCCCGGCACCAACACCAAGATCGTCAAGGTCCTGCGCAAGGGCACCGACGTCATCGAGCTGAAGCGCCAAGGCACCTGGAGCCAGGTCAAGGTCGGGAACTCCACCGGCTGGGTCAGCAACCGCTACCTGCGCGTGGTCAAGGCCGGTGCAGCCCCGGCCAAACCCAAGCCGACGGCGAAGCCGAAGCCCCCGGCGATCCAGTCGGTGAAGAAGACCACGTACCAAACCAAGTCGAAGGTCGTGGCCCGCAAGTCGGCCGATGCGAAGTCGACTTCGGTGGTGGGCATTGCGGCGAAGAAGCAGGTTGTCGTCGATGCCAAGAGCGGGTCGTGGCTGCGCGTGCGCTACGCCGGGAAGACCGGCTGGGTGCCGGCGAACCAGCTGGCCCTCTACAAGGCCCCGGCCAAGCCGAAGCCCTCGGCAATCCAGTCGGTGAAGAAGACCACGTACCAAACCAAGTCGAAGGTCGTGGCCCGCAAGTCGGCCGATGCGAAGTCGGCTTCGGTGGTGGGCATTGCGGCGAAGAAGCAGGTCGTCGTTGATGCCAAGAGCGGGTCGTGGCTGCGCGTGCGCTACGGGGGGAAGACCGGATGGGTGCCGGCGAAGCAACTTGCCGTATACAAGGCCCCGGCCAAGGTGAAGACGACCACCGCCCGGCTTAACCTGCGCACCGGAACCAGCACGTCGACACGATCCTTGCTGGTTATCCCCAAGGGCAAGAAGGTCACCGTCAAGGCCACGCGCAGCGGCTGGACACAGACCAGCCATGGCGGGAAGACCGGCTGGGTCAGCTCGAAGTACCTGCGTTAA
- a CDS encoding AI-2E family transporter, translated as MSAKLGFKRKPRTIPPEEAPAAAAVVAPPAHSVSGMWIDPLGRVATRSVQLLVVLVLASAVVFSLLRLSVIALPILIALILSCALWPLVRLLRKVMSALLAAWSVFLGSLLVLGGIGTALVYSVLAEWSTLVDKGVEGFNKLQEMLNQLPWSISSEQIDQAVSQVTGFLTSSQFGAGALNGLSAAGNFFTGLALLLVILFFFLKDGDKIWAFFLSWMPDHQMHRWLSTGGRTVETLGGYMRGTATVAAVDAIGITVALLVLRVPLAIPLGVVVFMSSFIPLVGATFAGILATLIALVTNGPVVALIVLGAVIVVNQLEGNFLQPVVMAHALNLHALVILLSLAAGTVLGGLVGAVLAVPLTAVAWAIVKIWSGRDLPGLDPGADSKNDDAAQEPTEEQVLAHAEVGAAERAQDADAERETGSPSPGLRTKRS; from the coding sequence ATGTCAGCGAAACTAGGTTTCAAGAGAAAGCCGCGCACGATCCCGCCAGAGGAAGCCCCCGCTGCGGCTGCCGTCGTGGCTCCACCGGCCCACAGCGTGTCCGGGATGTGGATCGATCCCCTGGGACGGGTGGCCACGCGATCGGTCCAATTGTTGGTGGTACTGGTGTTGGCCTCGGCTGTCGTCTTCAGCCTCCTGCGCTTGAGCGTGATCGCGCTGCCGATCCTGATTGCCTTGATTCTTTCCTGCGCGTTGTGGCCGCTGGTGCGCCTGCTGCGCAAGGTCATGTCGGCCCTGCTGGCAGCCTGGTCTGTGTTCCTGGGTTCGCTGCTCGTGCTCGGCGGCATCGGGACCGCCTTGGTCTATTCGGTGCTTGCCGAATGGTCCACGCTGGTGGACAAGGGCGTTGAAGGCTTCAACAAGCTCCAGGAAATGCTGAACCAGCTGCCGTGGAGCATATCCAGCGAACAGATCGACCAGGCAGTCAGCCAGGTCACCGGTTTCCTGACCAGCTCCCAGTTTGGTGCCGGAGCCCTGAACGGGCTCTCCGCAGCGGGCAATTTCTTTACCGGCTTGGCCTTGCTGCTGGTGATCCTGTTCTTCTTCCTGAAGGACGGCGACAAGATCTGGGCCTTCTTCCTCTCCTGGATGCCCGACCACCAGATGCACCGCTGGCTTTCCACCGGAGGCCGCACCGTGGAAACCCTCGGCGGTTACATGCGTGGCACCGCCACAGTGGCTGCGGTGGATGCCATTGGCATCACCGTGGCATTGCTCGTGTTGCGGGTCCCGCTGGCCATCCCGCTTGGCGTCGTGGTGTTCATGAGCTCGTTCATCCCCTTGGTGGGTGCGACCTTTGCCGGGATCCTGGCGACCTTGATCGCCCTGGTGACCAATGGCCCCGTGGTTGCCCTGATTGTCCTGGGTGCGGTGATCGTGGTGAACCAGCTGGAGGGCAACTTCCTGCAGCCGGTGGTCATGGCCCACGCCCTGAACCTGCACGCGCTGGTGATCCTGCTGTCGCTGGCCGCCGGCACGGTGCTCGGCGGGTTGGTGGGTGCGGTGCTGGCCGTGCCGCTGACGGCCGTGGCCTGGGCGATCGTGAAGATCTGGTCCGGCCGCGACCTTCCGGGGCTGGATCCCGGCGCCGATTCCAAGAATGACGATGCCGCGCAGGAGCCCACCGAGGAGCAGGTCCTGGCCCATGCCGAGGTCGGTGCGGCCGAGCGGGCGCAGGATGCCGACGCCGAGCGCGAGACCGGTTCCCCGTCCCCGGGTCTGCGCACCAAGCGTTCCTGA
- a CDS encoding SH3 domain-containing protein gives MGAALVLATLSPAQAQQAPSASMQGSFVSAAASSHPALWLPGRISAAAVKTVQTTANLNLRAKPATSGKKLAVIPKGTKLTVGSTKPGWSQVRYAGKTGWASSTYLRAVPTKASPAIKRGDLGKSTVALKLRRQANTTSKALATVPKAGIYTVKKVSAGFSQITSRGKTGWVQSKYLKVVAKKPGREIYIDKKYTSNRAGLTDRYWTRVSGSDLYESVKGKIRIGDIPRNSVVYRDKKMEKTAGSVKGWIFVRTQGMSGWMKTIQLARKTTATTNPGKYSAKTVLAQINGKVPERMLVAIGWDKEKTLIAAPAVKDLNRLNAAFKKKFGHNLDIDLAYRTRATQDAYWVELGPYVAARPGTSNHGWGTAIDVPETYNYSFRGKYHKWLKANSKKFNWVHRKILEEGSPYAEAWHFDYVGK, from the coding sequence ATGGGAGCCGCGCTCGTGCTGGCCACCCTGAGCCCGGCGCAGGCACAGCAGGCTCCGTCGGCATCCATGCAGGGTTCGTTCGTGTCCGCCGCTGCATCGTCGCACCCGGCATTGTGGCTGCCGGGCAGGATCAGCGCGGCCGCCGTGAAGACCGTCCAAACGACGGCAAACCTGAACCTGCGCGCGAAGCCCGCCACCTCGGGGAAGAAGCTGGCGGTCATTCCCAAGGGCACCAAGCTGACCGTGGGCTCGACGAAGCCAGGCTGGAGCCAGGTCCGTTACGCCGGGAAAACCGGTTGGGCCTCGAGCACCTATTTGCGTGCAGTTCCCACGAAGGCCTCGCCGGCAATCAAGCGCGGGGACCTGGGCAAGAGCACCGTCGCGCTGAAGCTGCGCCGGCAAGCGAACACCACCTCCAAGGCCTTGGCCACGGTGCCCAAGGCCGGGATCTACACGGTCAAGAAGGTATCGGCGGGATTCAGCCAGATCACCAGCCGGGGAAAAACCGGATGGGTGCAGAGCAAATACCTGAAGGTTGTTGCGAAAAAGCCCGGCCGCGAGATCTACATCGACAAGAAATACACCTCCAACCGTGCCGGTCTGACCGACCGGTACTGGACCAGGGTCTCCGGCAGCGACCTCTATGAGAGCGTGAAGGGCAAGATCCGCATCGGCGACATCCCACGCAACTCGGTGGTGTACCGCGACAAGAAGATGGAAAAAACCGCAGGCTCGGTCAAGGGGTGGATTTTCGTCCGGACGCAGGGGATGAGTGGCTGGATGAAGACCATCCAGCTGGCCCGGAAAACCACTGCGACAACCAATCCCGGAAAATATTCGGCCAAGACCGTGCTGGCACAGATAAACGGCAAGGTCCCGGAACGGATGCTAGTGGCCATCGGGTGGGACAAGGAAAAGACCCTCATCGCCGCTCCCGCGGTGAAGGACCTGAACCGGCTCAACGCCGCCTTCAAGAAGAAGTTCGGCCACAATCTCGACATCGACCTGGCCTACCGGACCCGCGCTACCCAGGATGCGTACTGGGTCGAACTCGGACCCTATGTCGCGGCGCGCCCCGGAACCTCCAACCACGGTTGGGGCACAGCCATCGACGTGCCCGAGACCTACAACTATTCCTTCCGCGGCAAATACCACAAGTGGTTGAAAGCCAACTCCAAGAAGTTCAACTGGGTTCACCGCAAGATCCTTGAAGAAGGCTCGCCCTATGCCGAGGCCTGGCACTTCGACTACGTGGGGAAGTAG
- a CDS encoding META domain-containing protein, whose product MTRKISALALLGTILLLSSCASSARVPPDPVGGWGTDGPGQPNLVLEANGKLHGTDGCNRLVGSYEASGTDITFGPLGGTRMFCEGVDTWLSNAAGGTLGADTLEITDAQGQRIGTLERMP is encoded by the coding sequence ATGACGAGGAAGATTTCCGCACTCGCCCTGCTGGGAACGATCCTGCTGCTGTCCTCCTGCGCTTCCTCGGCGCGCGTGCCGCCCGATCCGGTGGGCGGCTGGGGAACCGATGGGCCCGGGCAACCGAACCTGGTGCTCGAAGCCAACGGAAAACTGCACGGCACGGACGGCTGCAACCGCTTGGTGGGCAGCTACGAGGCATCCGGCACGGACATCACCTTCGGCCCCTTGGGAGGAACCAGGATGTTCTGCGAGGGCGTCGACACCTGGCTGTCGAATGCCGCCGGCGGCACGCTCGGGGCCGACACGCTCGAGATCACTGACGCGCAGGGCCAGCGGATCGGCACGCTGGAACGCATGCCGTAA
- a CDS encoding NAD-dependent succinate-semialdehyde dehydrogenase → MALTANAQTTPTATGYRVLNPATGAVVEEFATATDAEVQEAIAAAESGYQVWKDVDINERAKIVSRVGELFAERADELAAIITQEMGKALSESKGEAEFCKDIFEYFATEGPTLAADTEIKTIGGGKAIIQRLPVGPLLGIMPWNYPYYQVARFVAPNLMLGNTIVLKHAETCPRSALAIAQIMDDAGVPAGVYNNVFASHEQISTIIADDRIQGVSLTGSERAGAIIGEQAGRNLKKAVLELGGSDPYVILDSADIAGDAATAWATRMENTGQACNSNKRMIVMEDIFDDFVGELTKLAVDLVPGDPAKEEEGTFGPLSTRGAAEGVAAQVQDAIDKGATLHAGGVLHEGPGAYLAPTILSGITKGMRAYYEELFGPVAIVYKVSSDEEALEMANDTQYGLGGAVFSTDPARAAKVAAGLQVGMANVNAPAAEGADMPFGGVKRSGFGRELGPLGMEEFVNKRLFYVAD, encoded by the coding sequence ATGGCCTTGACCGCCAACGCCCAGACGACGCCAACCGCCACCGGATACCGAGTCCTCAACCCCGCCACCGGCGCCGTGGTCGAGGAATTCGCCACCGCCACAGACGCCGAGGTCCAGGAAGCCATTGCCGCGGCCGAATCCGGCTACCAGGTGTGGAAGGATGTCGACATCAACGAACGCGCCAAGATCGTTTCCCGCGTCGGCGAGCTCTTTGCCGAACGCGCCGACGAGCTTGCCGCGATCATCACCCAGGAAATGGGCAAGGCACTGTCCGAGTCCAAGGGCGAGGCCGAGTTCTGCAAGGACATCTTCGAGTACTTCGCCACCGAGGGCCCGACCCTGGCCGCGGACACGGAAATCAAGACCATCGGCGGTGGCAAGGCCATCATCCAGCGCCTGCCCGTCGGCCCGCTGCTGGGCATCATGCCGTGGAACTACCCGTACTACCAGGTCGCCCGCTTTGTGGCCCCGAACCTGATGCTGGGCAACACCATCGTGCTTAAGCACGCCGAGACCTGCCCTCGTTCGGCCCTGGCCATCGCGCAGATCATGGACGATGCAGGCGTACCGGCCGGCGTGTACAACAACGTCTTCGCCAGCCACGAGCAGATCTCCACCATCATCGCGGACGACCGGATCCAGGGCGTCTCGCTGACCGGTTCGGAACGCGCCGGGGCCATCATCGGCGAGCAGGCCGGCCGCAACCTGAAGAAGGCCGTGCTGGAACTGGGCGGCTCGGACCCGTACGTGATCCTGGACTCGGCGGACATCGCCGGGGACGCGGCCACCGCGTGGGCCACCCGCATGGAGAACACCGGCCAGGCCTGCAACTCCAACAAGCGCATGATCGTCATGGAGGACATCTTCGATGACTTCGTCGGCGAACTGACCAAGCTTGCCGTCGACCTGGTACCGGGCGATCCTGCCAAGGAAGAGGAAGGCACCTTCGGGCCGCTCTCCACCCGTGGCGCCGCTGAAGGCGTTGCCGCACAGGTCCAGGACGCCATCGACAAGGGTGCAACGCTGCACGCCGGCGGCGTGCTGCACGAGGGCCCGGGAGCCTACCTGGCCCCGACGATCCTTTCCGGGATCACCAAGGGCATGCGCGCCTACTACGAAGAGCTCTTCGGCCCGGTGGCGATCGTCTACAAGGTGTCCTCCGACGAGGAAGCCCTGGAAATGGCAAACGACACCCAGTACGGCTTGGGCGGCGCGGTGTTCTCCACCGATCCGGCCCGTGCGGCAAAGGTTGCCGCCGGCCTTCAGGTCGGCATGGCCAACGTCAACGCCCCGGCAGCCGAAGGCGCAGACATGCCCTTCGGCGGCGTGAAGCGCTCGGGCTTCGGCCGCGAGCTGGGCCCGCTGGGCATGGAGGAGTTCGTCAACAAGCGCCTCTTCTACGTGGCCGACTAA